CAACCGGTCTGCACGCGGAGGGGATAGGCCGTTCGTCCCATCGCCCCCGGCGCGACGCCCGCACCGCAGGAGCCATCGCCCTCACCGAACCGGTCCCGGGTTGCAAAGACGGATTCCTCGTCGAGCAGCCGCAGCAAGCCGTCTTTCTTCTGGTTCGGCACGACCATGAGGACGTTAGGGAGTTGGTCAAGATCGCCCGGCTTGCGCGTGGCGTAGCAGCCTGTCACGACGATCCGCGCAGAAGGATTGTCGCGGGAGAGCCCGCGAATCGCCCGCCGCGCGCCCTGATCGGCCGCGCCGGTGACCGAGCACGTATTGACGATGATCAGGTCGGCCGCATCGGCCGGTGCTTCGACGGCGCCTCGCGTTCGCAGCCCCTCCTCGAGCTCGAAGGAGTCGGCCTGGTTGACCCGGCAACCGAACGTGAGGATGGCGTATGTCATTCGGGGTTCGGGATTCGGGATTCGGGGTTCGGGGTTCGGGATGGCCGCACCTGGCCTGTTCTGAGTCCTGACTTCTACTTTTCCTCTGCTGCCGCCAGACGGGCGGCCGCCTGCTCGACCTTGTCGGCGAGTCTGGCTTTGTACGCGACAACGCGCTCTGCGAGGACCGGGTCGGCAATTGCCAGGATCTGGGCCGCCAGCACCCCGGCATTCGTGGCTCCCGACTTCCCGATCGCCACCGTCGCCACCGGCACGCCTGGCGGCATCTGAACGGTCGAGAGCAGCGCGTCGAGGCCGAGCAGGGGCGACGAGTCGATAGGCACACCGATCACGGGCTTCGCTGTGTGCGCGGCCACGATGCCGGCCAGGTGCGCCGCGGCTCCCGCGCCAACAATGAATACCTGGACGCCACGGGCCGGGGCGTCGGCCATGATGCGCTGCACGCGCGCCGGCGACCGGTGCGCGGACGCCACGGTCATCTCGCACGAAATGCCCAACTCGCGCAGCACGTCAGCGGCGCCGCGCATGATTGGGGCGTCGGAATCCGATCCCATCAGAATCTGCACCTGGATTGGGGTCATCGTCGGTCGCTCCAAGATAACTCTATTGCACGCAGCCCGA
This genomic window from Acidobacteriota bacterium contains:
- the purE gene encoding 5-(carboxyamino)imidazole ribonucleotide mutase codes for the protein MTPIQVQILMGSDSDAPIMRGAADVLRELGISCEMTVASAHRSPARVQRIMADAPARGVQVFIVGAGAAAHLAGIVAAHTAKPVIGVPIDSSPLLGLDALLSTVQMPPGVPVATVAIGKSGATNAGVLAAQILAIADPVLAERVVAYKARLADKVEQAAARLAAAEEK